Part of the Lytechinus pictus isolate F3 Inbred chromosome 18, Lp3.0, whole genome shotgun sequence genome, gtacgaggtcaacaatagcaagcagcttcatatagctatattgcttttattcctccactttgggttttacggatatttgtgaaatatatcttattaaataaaaaaatgtcaattatccattggggctatacagtatacaatgtactgtacatacatactgccctgcataaatgcattggccactatgacagataacaaggcttgtataaactatagtgtcatagaaatgagctctcaggtttagaattagatgcctcagaaattgaagatatgttttgtctcagaaattgaggacatgttttgtcaaatatgctaattcagggggcggagagaggtCATTTATactgtagctattctgggccccgttgcataaaaatttaccattatgttaacttaacttaatggtaacttgcatgcaatcctttattctgattggctgttgatcagcattaccatgatactagtagttacctgaccccataaacataggccagttagacaccagaaccaggttaaaaaaaagcctccaaatgaagaagatatggctaaaaatgtgatgtacgtatatgatatatacatgtatgtgatatttaAGTGCAATTTACGTTGCTGGTTTCatcatgtacatcagctgacaaggaatcaaattcacaatctaattctaaacctttgaagctcatttctatgacactatagtttatatacagagcttgtcatatgccatggtggtcaatgcatagatatatgcagtgtagtatgtacagtgctttgtacaccgtatagcccctatggataaatgacattttcttttatttgataagatactgtatatttcacaaatatccgtaaaacccaaagtggaggaataaaagcaatatagctatatgaagctgcttgctattgttgacctcgtaccatctaatatcccagaaccccaggatgataaaacctactttttggctgaaaaaaaggctacaaaaattggaaaatttaggtataattaccttttaactcttcaaataatggtttaaaagtactaattataggaaaaacaaattgcctgccccccaaaacatatgaattgacaccaaaaccagagaaattgaccaccaaataaaaaagttgtggccaaaactgtgatttttgggggttttggcggccattttggattttggcccggcacacttttttctcggacccgagacaaaaaatatcgtcatttcatgttgagataaggtaaaaggaacacaaaaaaactgttgccacagtaaaaccaaaaatcacccatttatagcccactcctaaattaatatccaattaagcgcatagggacgcatttggcagtgatatgtgCTATATAAACATGTTGGTAGAAACGTATCCCccccaatgattttttttggggggggcctgacatatatatatttgtgttcATTATTATGTTGTTCATAATCCTATCAGAAGCTCCATACAGTTCTTTTTGTTGTTCTCTTGGAAACACAGGACTTCCTCCTGAGGAACTTGTAAATCAACAGAGAGCTGTGAGAGAGAAGATACAGGATGATCATACATCAAAGGTACAATAAATACATACTTCTCAGGGCTTACAttaattttaaatgttattcaATGGCTGTGGATGCCTTTTTGATTGGCTTCTACATAGATGTATACCCAGTTGTGTGttcggacaggttgtgtgtctcGACAATCAACTTTAAACAGCCATTTGTAAAAGTTATCAAGCAAATCCTCATCATTTTTGGTACAAAATTTTAGGCAATACTATACTAGAGAACACAGTTGAAGAAGATGACaattattgaattcatattttttgtgaaatccagagataaaaaagaaggcttcaagatttaaagtgtccggacacccaatcCCCCATCATATGCCCCTGTTCTTGCCATTATTTACCCATGGATGGTATTCTCTTCAGTATAAAACTGGTTTACAAACGAGCCCAGCACAGCTAAATACAAtcataatacaatataaaacatGAGAATTCAAAAACATTACAAGACAAAGTAATCTATAGCATTGTGATACAATGAAATACAAGACCAGAAAACGGTACAGTAAATAGTAATACTTGGTCAATTTACTCAGCTTTTTTCCCCCATGGGTGCTGTATATAGGAAGTGATAGTGACTGCCCTAAAACACTACTGTACATATTATAGGCCTGATTTCTGACACACACTGTAAGGTTGATGTTAAGAAGATGTGCTATTTTAAAATATCAGGGCAAAGATTTTGTGCTAATTTTGTATATGAAACATCATAAATGCTGTTTATTCCACCCTTATACTGATGGAAATCTGCAGTTTATTTAAAGAAGTACTGAAGGAAAAGCTTGCAGACGAAATCTATGGATCTGATATTACAGAGCAGGGCCCATTGCATAAATTGCTCTGCAGTGGTAACTGTCATGAAACCTGCcggattttgattggctgttgatcatcatTACCAATGTAGTCACCATTGGATGGTGAAGTTAAAATAACGATAGACAGTAGTATCTTTTATGCAAagtggctgttttttttttttttttgatacatgggaaacatttcatcaacatttgttgtCTGACAAAatgtcagatccgacaactttcTTTGATGATGGTTTTCTGAGAAAGACTGCTACTGTgtttaataccttggtcacatttgctctatggcagccgtacggcgagtcaataACAGtcgttttaatcattttattaaaaCCCCACTAATATGGAGCTGgtacaaaacattttaaaacggctgttttcgacttgccctacggctgccgtagagcaaatgtgaccgaggtattactgTTGAATTAAACAGGACTTGTCTGATAAAACATCTAAACTttcctttcatgaaactttCCCCAGGATGGCCCTGCTTCCGTCAGCTTTCATTTATTGctcaaaaaattgttttatatttagagtctattcatcatcatctggtATACAGGAGTGAGGTAATCGTGTAGATCTCCCGGTCGTCGACGAAGTCATAATGGTTAACAAATTGTAAACTGATACATGATGCATGTGTACGTGGATGTCGTCATGGTACATAGAATTTTGCCAGAGTTTATCCAAGCCAGTTTTGAAAGCGACAAGATTACGAGCAGATATAAGTGATCCCGGCAAGGCATTCCATGAAGTAATAATATGTATGCTGAAGTAACTGCCTCTATTACCATTTTTTAACCattatcactattttttttattcaaccaGGCTGAGGGATTTAGTGAGAGGATATTGAAGCCTAGGGAGGAAGCTAAAAAAGCCGAATTAGAAAAGGAATTCTACCAGTTTGCAGGACCAGCATGGAAGGGACGAGGAGAACGCACAGGGGTAAAGAATATTGACAAAGTTTCTTCATGTAAttatgcaggggcggatccaggattttccaaaagggggggggggcaaattttcgtaggaaaattttgacaaacccccaaaaagaaaggtttttgaccacaaattaaggatatttcttACCCaaaaaaattttacaagcaaaaaaaacaagaaaaaaaaggtcttcaatttcaaaagagggggcatttttacattacaaattttaattttgcttctcaaagagggggggggggcacgtgccccctgtgcccccccccccaccctggatccgcgcctgttaTTACGGTCTTGCTTTTCTTCCCCtgtttctcttcctcctcctgctcatccttttctcttcttttcattcttcttcatcatcatatcacttttcttggttattgttgatcattttcttcttcctcttcaacGTCTTTTTTCCTCATCATTcaccttttctttccctctccctcctCAAAAATATTCCCCTTGAAAATCCAAcccaactctttatgaaacaccccctcaGTTGCTTGGATAGACAATGATGAATGTCAAGTCATTTTAAGAGTATACTCCAGAAGGAGCCGAATCCACCCCTTTCCTTCACAGAAAACACTTCCTGACCAGATTGTTTACTGATGTCTATTGAATACATGTTTTGGAAGGTACAGGTATTGATAATCCCTCAAACTCTGAATTGATAACTTGTCAATAGACAGATTGATAGACAAGTAaaaactgtacatgtacttctaaaAAGTTTATTAAAAGTTGAATTAAAGAATAAGGacttaaagatttatttttttacaatcctTGCAAACCTCAATCACCAAACTTTGATGCACTAttgcaaatatatattaaaaggaTCCTCCATTCCTAGCAGTCAAGagtgaaatgatatttttctgGATTAATCTTTGAAGTTTGGAGAGGAGGATCCTTCATCTGCTCACCAAGAAACTGGACGGGCTCTTCGAAGGAGAGACCTTGAGGGGACTGGCCGGAATGCAGCTGCAGCCAGGAAGCTCCCCGAGTCGGCGACCAATCCACCAAAAAGAGTCCCAGCTGAACCCCCCAAACCTAAAATTGTAAGTCAATCATTATCAAATTAACAAGTTAAAACAACACATTCAGGCCTGCAAACTACTAGTACTCCTTTTTTCCAGGAGTTTTTAGGATTTTTTATCAACCAAAAAGAGGGACActgtttttccatttatttaagataaaaaaaatgaatcatacATGGATTTGTGTGGTTGGGTATGGGTTAAAGAGGAATATAGTTTTTTAACACTTGTAATTACTCAAATGTTTATTAAAGTATAAGAATGTCAAACATgtcttaattttgaaaaaaagtgaggGAGACACACCTGACatcgagcagaaaattttgtgCTGCGCAAAGAGGGATCCTTTTtctctcgcctgcatagcagagcgagactataggcaccgcttttctgATGGCGGCataaaggtaatcaagtattactgaatgtCCTGTcccagtttcaggtcacatgaccaaggtcaaaattcacttagggtcaatgaacgtagaccatgttgggggaatcaatattgaaatctcaACCAAGCTTAAGTtattgaaatgacatcataacttagaaagtatatggacctagttcatgaaactttaatgggtaatagtgtatcactgaaaatcctgcccgagtttcaggtcacatgaccaaggtcaaacgtCAATagagtcaacaaactttgaccatgtttggggtatttgttgtattgtcatcataactttgacattttatggatctagttcatgaaacttagacacaAGAGCAAATAAGTattcctgaacatcctgtgcgagtttcaggtcacatgaccaaggtcaaaggtcatttagggtcaatgaactttgataatgttaggggtatttgtggcattgtcataactttaaaagttgaaaacaaagagaaacttactgaattgtcaagaaaacagtgactGTACGAATAAACATAGAtaatatttgaacaaacatgcattttagatgttgacgtatCTTGTTTTATATAGagatgtggaaataaatgaatttgaatttgaaaatgtttaattttatgtcatttatattttttattgtaggTCATAACATTACCAGATGAACCAGAAATCGAAACACcagaggtaataatgataatgattactaTTATCAACCACGGGTAGCCACTTATAGAGTTTGTGTGTATCATAATACATGTGTCGTGCCACCAACGTTCATTATCTTGAGAGGCCTACTGATTGGACAACCTCGCAGGATGAACTCAAAAGTGATGTCACAATAAGGATACAACTTTGTTGCTTGCCAAATcggaatagcatttttggtcataaaagAAAAACTCTCAACTAGGTTCTGTACATGTCCTCTGTAAAAAATCTGCCACACAAAAATCTTTGTGTGTAGCAGTCTAGCAGATTGTTCAGCAAATTCAGATTTCCTAActttatttttgaaatgtttCTCCTTCCTATTCCCTCAGAAGTTCAGTTATAtagtacacaatttttttttaatttcattttttttgttttttttgttgacagtgcataaCTATTGCATTGAGGGGTACAACTAGTATGGTGAAAAGAAGACGGTTTTTATTCACAGAAAAAGTTCAGGTCAGTACAAGATATATATTGTCGAACTTGTaaagaatatttttgtttatttgtttaataaggttttattttctaatgatGCTTTTTTAATGCCACATAATGCCGCTCATGATAGCCCTCTGACATAAGTTTGTTACATACTAGTTTGGTATGATTGAGCTTTTGTTACCCCAAGTGTTTCCTGTCACCTTGATGCCTCTGTGTATGTgacatctggggcccgtcttacaaagagttatgattgattcaatcaatcgtaactctctggaaatccatcagtgtcataaatttttatacaggaaatttgcacaatgtcgtttgtaaacaaagagaagcacagtgaatttataagaaaacaattaatgcatgaatatacatcatagcttgaaaatattttgaacaagcatgcattttagatgttgaatttgctggccgtccatagttgcgattgatcagatcaattgcaactctttacAAGACGGGGCCCTAGGCTCAGTTAGTTACGAAAAACCAAATTGACCAGTTTTCATCATCAAACATAAGTGCCAGTTGTGgaaatgatctcaaaatgagtatATGTCCCAACTTATTCCGGTTAATGTAtcattggtgaaaattcttttaGCAAAATGAGCATGGTATTCCagccagggccccgtcttaccaagagttacaattgatccattCAATCTCGACTGTAAGGAAAGCCAACAATaccatcatttttttctaaccCCAATCTCCTTAGTAAGctaagagaatcacactgaattttcaagagaaTGATAATTATCGagtaaatattttgaacaaactggCATTTtacatgttgatgttgctggccgtccatagttgtggttgatcggatcaatctcaactctttgtaagatgaggCCTAGGTATTCATGTAGGTTAATATTTTTAAGTAATGATATCCCACGTGTTTTCGTTTTTTTAATCTTCGGGGTGATAATTTTACAGCTCACAagtagatttcatgatttcataagctatttatatatatatatatatatatatattcatgtatatgTAAATGTACCTTATCTAGAGCTACAATGACATGGTGGCAATTAATTATGATTTTGAAGATattctcatgaaacttggaataCATTATTTTAGCATTAAGATCACACTGTAATTAATCCAGTATTATTTTCTGTACTTCCCATTATTTCAGGTTTTACTAAACTGGATGACCAAGCTTGGATACCACCAGAAGCTTTACACACTGGTCATGACCTATCCTCGACAGGATCTATCCCATCATGCAACAGAAACACTGCAGGAAGTTGGGATCGATCACGACGTCTCATTGGTAGTCGAGGAGATTGAGCCTGATGAAGATTCGTAGGAAGTACTTTACATCGATTCACATtccatttatatgtattttgcaTTACTCTTTATAATTCtttgttataattattgaagagagatattttgttctttttcgaACATTTATTTTAGGTTTTAGGGAGAGTTTTATTatatagtatacatgtacataggaattatttatgtaatatttgatggttcagaatggaataccagaggAAATCCACATGTTAGGACCAATATTGCACAAATTGTGCAATATTGAATCATAGGTGAGTGCAAAATCGGCTCTAGCAAATGGACTGCTTCAGGGAAATCCTCATGGACCCCCCCATCCCCAAtgcatctcaaatagcccagtccttttagggttaaggcaCAGGCTGTAAAATATTAATGCGTGAGTGAGGACATTGTTATGTCATAATCACTTGATAATGATGCAACCAcaatcatgaatatgcatgaaaagAATAAGATTATTGATAAGGCCCAATTACATATAACAAAGTAATACTGATGATAATGCTCTGATTTTTGATTGCCAATGAAGTTTTTACTATTCACTTGAATTTTCAATGGTCCTCCGTTTTCTTCAAGAGTTTACATTACTGAAGCCAATTATAATTATCTGAAATGATCATTGTGGTGTTTGTCTCCACATCATTCCCAGGGGCACGCGACAAAGTCAATTATGGAGACTGATTCAACGAAGTACCATTTCACTTCAACTTTGCCTCATTCGTCTTTGTAGCCTTGTAAGTCCACTTCAATCTTTCCGGAACCGGGAAGACGTGAGAGAAAATCTGCATTGGCATTTTGCTTTGAAGTACGATATTTGATTTCGTACACTGAAAGCAAAATAGCCCAGGCAACGTTGCAACCGTGATGCTGCAAGCACAGGAATCCCTTTCTTTGGTCCCAAGAGAAAGGTCAATGTTTTGTGGTCAGTCAGAAGTGTAAACTTCCTACCACACAGATACTGATGGAAAAATCTCACACCGTACACAATGGCAAGTGCTTCCTTTTCTAGTTGAGAATAATTTGTCTTGGCCTTTGTCAGCTTTCTGGAGGCACAAGCAATGGGTTTGTCACCCTCTTCCGTCACATGGGAAATAACAGCCCCTATCCCGTATGGTGACGCATCCACTGCCAGAGTTACCTCTTTGCTTTTATCAAAGTAACACAGTACTTGATTAGAGCTTAGGATCTTCTTAACCAAGTCAAAGGCCTCTTGGCATTTGTCTGTCCTGTCCAACAACTGCTTATTCTTCTTCAGCTCATCTATAGGTTCCaaaataaactcctcaaaaaaaagtttggaaatgtGAGTTTGATCGATaaccctcctcggttttagtaaatatcaatgtgtaagtaatatcaatgaatagatcatttaattctctttaaaatgatacccttcatgatatgattatggttcacatggaggtgcagtgccttgaaatgtggggcaaggtcaaaattcaaaggttgtaaaatgacacaatattgaaagtcactgttcttttttccgttgtgatgagtgagtttctcagcggtttcttttgttttcatgcaccttaacattaacatggaatcaaacacacctctgcacaagcaaacatataacaaacaaacaaacatgcatgggtatttcaaactaCGACTCAAACCATACATAAatcaca contains:
- the LOC129281654 gene encoding UBX domain-containing protein 8-like isoform X1, with translation MLENLVFREVVRAAAIGFFYLLLLMLFLLYFGDGLQKIFYSWFPKSHPFHDKAKERLPPEELVNQQRAVREKIQDDHTSKAEGFSERILKPREEAKKAELEKEFYQFAGPAWKGRGERTGFGEEDPSSAHQETGRALRRRDLEGTGRNAAAARKLPESATNPPKRVPAEPPKPKIVITLPDEPEIETPECITIALRGTTSMVKRRRFLFTEKVQVLLNWMTKLGYHQKLYTLVMTYPRQDLSHHATETLQEVGIDHDVSLVVEEIEPDEDS
- the LOC129281654 gene encoding UBX domain-containing protein 8-like isoform X2, whose protein sequence is MLENLGLPPEELVNQQRAVREKIQDDHTSKAEGFSERILKPREEAKKAELEKEFYQFAGPAWKGRGERTGFGEEDPSSAHQETGRALRRRDLEGTGRNAAAARKLPESATNPPKRVPAEPPKPKIVITLPDEPEIETPECITIALRGTTSMVKRRRFLFTEKVQVLLNWMTKLGYHQKLYTLVMTYPRQDLSHHATETLQEVGIDHDVSLVVEEIEPDEDS